The Arachis ipaensis cultivar K30076 chromosome B07, Araip1.1, whole genome shotgun sequence genome includes a window with the following:
- the LOC107609700 gene encoding pentatricopeptide repeat-containing protein At2g01390: protein MLSMLRTWNLHGFLIRKFAPSANYIYMHSLHQLQQNKKEKKKNKNTNKKEEDSHCDPKEYMRNVIGNIYKTLKYSTWDSAQKELENLPLPWDSYTVNQVLKSHPPMEKAWLFFNWASKLTGFKHDQYTYTTMIDIFGEAGRISSMKHVFKQMQDNDVNIDSITYTCMMHWLSNSGDIDAAMELWKEMKSKDCCYPTVVSYTAYIKILFDHGRVKEATCVYKEMIESGCAPNCYTYTILMEYLVGSGKCKDALEIFEKMQEAGVQPDKAACNILIERCAKIGGIMFMTHILRYMKENRLVLRYPVFVEALKAFKVAGESDALIRQVNPQFYIDSGTIRKDNDCFTVDVDKELLFVLLRKRNLVAIDHLLAGMMDKKIPLDHKGISSIIELVETVEEMSRAGHSLGIYLASILIYRLGCAKKPAYAVTIFNLLPDNHKCTATYTALISAYFASRRVNKALDIHKSMCAKGFLTALGTYNVLVAGLERNGRNSEAEFYRKAKKKCLHTNAGSEERVCIEEKICNLLFAVDLVH, encoded by the exons ATGCTATCAATGCTCAGAACATGGAATCTCCATGGATTTCTCATCAGAAAGTTCGCTCCTTCCGCAAATTATATTTATATGCACTCTCTTCACCAGCTTCAACAAaacaagaaggagaagaagaagaacaagaacacGAACAAGAAGGAAGAAGATTCTCACTGTGATCCCAAAGAGTACATGAGAAACGTCATTGGAAACATATACAAGACTCTAAAGTATTCAACTTGGGATTCAGCTCAGAAAGAGCTCGAGAACCTTCCATTGCCATGGGACTCTTACACTGTAAACCAAGTCCTAAAATCCCACCCTCCAATGGAGAAAGCATGGTTGTTCTTCAACTGGGCTTCCAAACTCACAGGCTTCAAGCATGATCAGTACACTTACACCACCATGATTGATATCTTTGGAGAAGCTGGTAGAATCTCTTCCATGAAGCACGTTTTCAAGCAAATGCAAGACAATGATGTTAACATTGATTCTATTACCTACACTTGCATGATGCATTGGCTTTCGAATTCTGGGGACATTGATGCAGCCATGGAGTTGTGGAAGGAGATGAAGTCGAAGGATTGTTGTTACCCTACTGTTGTTTCTTACACTGCTTATATCAAGATTCTATTTGATCATGGTAGGGTTAAGGAGGCTACTTGTGTTTACAAGGAGATGATTGAATCTGGTTGTGCTCCTAATTGCTACACTTATACCATTCTAATGGAGTACCTTGTTGGCTCTG GAAAATGCAAAGATGCCCttgaaatatttgaaaagatgCAGGAGGCTGGGGTGCAACCTGACAAAGCTGCATGCAATATTTTGATTGAGAGGTGTGCTAAAATTGGAGGGATTATGTTCATGACCCATATCCTGCGGTATATGAAAGAAAACCGCCTTGTTCTTCGTTACCCTGTTTTTGTCGAAGCATTGAAAGCTTTTAAAGTTGCTGGGGAAAGTGATGCGCTCATAAGGCAAGTCAATCCTCAATTTTATATTGATTCTGGCACCATTAGAAAGGATAATGACTGTTTCACAGTTGATGTAGATAAAGAGCTTCTATTTGTTCTCTTGAGAAAGAGAAATCTGGTTGCTATTGATCATTTACTTGCTGGAATGATGGATAAGAAAATACCTTTAGATCATAAGGGTATCTCATCCATTATAGAG CTAGTCGAAACCGTTGAGGAAATGTCTAGAGCCGGTCATTCTCTTGGAATCTACCTGGCTTCAATTTTGATCTATAGGCTTGGTTGCGCTAAGAAGCCTGCTTATGCTGTGACGATTTTCAACTTGTTACCTGATAACCATAAGTGCACTGCTACCTATACTGCTTTAATTAGCGCTTATTTCGCCTCTAGAAGAGTTAACAAGGCACTTGATATACACAAAAGTATGTGCGCAAAAGGGTTTCTGACTGCTTTAGGAACTTACAATGTACTGGTTGCTGGTTTGGAAAGAAACGGTAGAAATTCTGAAGCAGAATTTTATAGAAAAGCTAAGAAGAAGTGCCTTCATACTAATGCTGGTTCTGAGGAAAGGGTTTGCATAGAGGAAAAGATATGCAACCTTCTGTTTGCTGTGGATCTAGTTCATTAG
- the LOC107606411 gene encoding pentatricopeptide repeat-containing protein At1g62930, chloroplastic-like has translation MKQHDKALMLFNQMKESGIDPNIHTYSIIIDGLCKSGRLKNAKEIFEDLSIKGYRPDVKTYTIMINGLCKEGLLHEALAFLSKMEDNGCLPDAVTYEIIIGALFEKGENDNAEKLLREMISRGLLQG, from the coding sequence ATGAAACAACATGACAAGGCACTTATGTTATTCAATCAAATGAAAGAGAGTGGCATTGATCCAAATATACATACATACAGCATAATTATAGATGGCTTGTGCAAAAGTGGAAGACTTAAAAATGCAAAAGAGATATTTGAAGATCTTTCCATTAAAGGCTATCGTCCAGATGTGAAGACATACACCATTATGATCAATGGGCTTTGCAAAGAGGGCCTGCTTCATGAAGCATTGGCTTTCTTGTCGAAAATGGAAGACAATGGTTGCTTACCGGATGCTGTGACTTATGAAATAATCATTGGTGCTCTGTTTGAAAAAGGTGAAAATGATAACGCGGAGAAACTTCTTCGTGAAATGATATCTAGAGGCCTATTGCAAGGATAA
- the LOC107609701 gene encoding glucan endo-1,3-beta-glucosidase 4-like, whose protein sequence is METLMAKLMVLILFLSMIAPKRVFAEYEQWCIADPQSSDDELQAALNWACGSGGADCSKIQVNQPCYYPNTLKDHASYAFNSYFQKFKHRGGSCFFRGAAITTEADPRKF, encoded by the exons ATGGAAACATTAATGGCCAAGTTAATGGTTCTGATTCTTTTCCTATCCATGATTGCACCAAAAAGGG TGTTTGCTGAATATGAGCAATGGTGCATAGCTGATCCGCAAAGCAGCGACGATGAGTTGCAGGCAGCGCTGAATTGGGCTTGTGGAAGTGGAGGTGCAGATTGTAGCAAAATCCAAGTGAACCAACCATGCTATTATCCAAACACTTTGAAAGACCATGCTTCCTATGCCTTCAACAGCTATTTTCAGAAGTTCAAGCACAGAGGTGGTTCTTGTTTCTTCAGAGGTGCTGCCATTACAACAGAAGCAGATCCTAGAAAGTTCTAA
- the LOC107608600 gene encoding pentatricopeptide repeat-containing protein At1g12620-like, whose translation MLYATRFRVSVRQIPNFVPLSTLPPSWTSLHFHSEPPSLAEVDDAVDSFTRMLSMRRTPPIFQFNRILGSLAKTKHFHAAVSLFQQLQARGIAPNLFTLNILINCCCGMGRMTLAFSVLAKIFRMGFQSNTITFTTILKGLCLCGNVEKALHFHDIVRAHGFQFDQVTYGTLVNGLCKTGHTAAAIQVLKKIPQYGIVPNVVMYSAIIDSLCKDTLVSEAFLLYSEMLAMGISPDVITYTTLIYGLCLVGQFKEAIHVLNHMMLKNITPGVRTYSILIDGLCKEGKIKDAKNVLAVMTKHGVKPNVVTYNSLMDGHCLVNQVNKAKYVFDTMALSSVSPDVCSYNIMINGLCKSKMVNDALNLLEEMRCKNLVPDMFTYNTLIDGLGKSGRILCAVELLEKMHDRGQHADIFTYNSLLDALFSMKHDKALMLFNQMKESGIDPNIYTYNILIDGLCKSGRLENAKEIFQDLSIKGYRPDVKTYTIMINGLCKEGLLREALALLSKMEDNGCLPNAVTYEIIIRALFEKGENDNGEKLLREMISRSLLQG comes from the coding sequence ATGTTGTATGCAACAAGGTTTAGGGTTTCTGTTCGTCAAATCCCTAATTTTGTTCCACTCTCCACTCTCCCTCCTTCCTGGACAAGCCTTCACTTTCATTCTGAGCCTCCATCCCTTGCTGAAGTTGACGATGCTGTTGATTCCTTTACTCGCATGCTCTCTATGCGTCGTACTCCTCCCATCTTCCAGTTTAACAGGATTTTGGGATCCCTTGCCAAGACGAAGCATTTCCACGCCGCCGTTTCCCTTTTTCAGCAATTGCAAGCCAGGGGAATCgctcccaacttatttactttgaACATCTTAATCAATTGTTGTTGCGGCATGGGTCGTATGACGCTTGCTTTCTCTGTATTGGCCAAGATTTTCAGGATGGGTTTTCAGTCTAATACCATAACGTTCACAACAATCCTGAAAGGCCTCTGTCTCTGTGGTAATGTTGAAAAAGCACTGCACTTCCATGACATAGTGCGGGCTCATGGATTTCAGTTTGATCAAGTCACCTATGGGACCTTGGTTAATGGACTCTGTAAGACCGGACACACAGCAGCTGCTATTCAAGTGTTGAAAAAGATCCCACAGTATGGGATTGTTCCTAATGTTGTCATGTACAGCGCAATTATTGATAGCCTCTGTAAGGATACACTTGTAAGTGAGGCTTTTCTTTTATACTCTGAAATGCTTGCTATGGGAATTTCTCCCGATGTTATCACTTACACTACTCTGATTTATGGATTGTGCCTTGTGGGTCAATTTAAGGAAGCCATTCATGTACTAAATCATATGATGCTCAAAAACATTACTCCAGGTGTTCGGACCTATAGTATTTTGATCGATGGGCTATGCAAGGAAGGAAAGATCAAAGATGCTAAGAACGTGTTGGCTGTGATGACAAAACATGGTGTGAAACCAAATGTGGTTACTTATAACAGCTTAATGGATGGGCATTGTTTGGTTAATCAAGTAAACAAGGCAAAATATGTATTCGACACAATGGCCCTAAGTAGTGTGTCTCCTGATGTTTGTAGTTACAATATCATGATTAATGGCTTGTGCAAAAGTAAAATGGTCAATGATGCATTGAATCTCCTTGAAGAGATGCGTTGCAAGAACTTGGTTCCCGACATGTTTACTTACAATACTCTAATTGATGGCTTGGGAAAATCAGGGAGAATCCTTTGTGCTGTGGAGCTTCTTGAAAAGATGCATGATAGAGGTCAACATGCTGATATATTCACTTACAATTCCTTGCTGGATGCTTTGTTCAGTATGAAACATGACAAGGCACTTATGTTATTCAATCAAATGAAAGAGAGTGGCATTGATccaaatatatatacatacaacatactTATAGATGGCTTGTGCAAAAGTGGAAGACTTGAAAATgcaaaagagatatttcaagatCTTTCCATTAAAGGCTATCGTCCAGATGTGAAGACATACACCATTATGATCAATGGGCTTTGCAAAGAGGGCCTGCTTCGTGAAGCATTGGCTCTCTTGTCGAAAATGGAAGACAATGGTTGCTTACCGAATGCTGTGACTTATGAAATAATCATTCGTGCTCTGTTTGAAAAAGGTGAAAATGATAACGGGGAGAAACTTCTTCGTGAAATGATATCTAGAAGCCTATTGCAAGGATAA
- the LOC107608602 gene encoding glucan endo-1,3-beta-glucosidase 4 yields METLMAKLMVLILFLSMIATKRVFAEYEQWCIGSIADPQSSDDELQAALNWACGSGGADCSKIQVNQPCYYPNTLKDHASYAFNSYFQKFKHRGGSCFFRGAAITTEADPSHGSCHFDFIP; encoded by the exons ATGGAAACATTAATGGCCAAGTTAATGGTTCTGATTCTTTTCCTATCCATGATTGCAACAAAAAGGG TGTTTGCTGAATATGAGCAATGGTGCATAGGCAGCATAGCTGATCCGCAAAGCAGCGACGATGAGTTGCAGGCAGCGCTGAACTGGGCTTGTGGAAGTGGAGGTGCAGATTGTAGCAAAATCCAAGTGAACCAACCATGCTATTATCCAAACACTTTGAAAGACCATGCTTCCTATGCCTTCAACAGCTACTTTCAGAAGTTCAAGCACAGAGGTGGTTCTTGTTTCTTCAGAGGTGCTGCCATTACAACAGAAGCAGATCCTA GTCATGGTTCTTGCCACTTTGACTTCATTCCCTAA